TATAATTACCGCTACTAACATATGGTTTTGTTGCTATGATACCACCATCTGCAAATTGAGACATACCTCTTGTATTGGTAATTTCTACCCATTGTATTGCATCAATATAAACTCCCAAATACCAATTATCTACGTCATCTGGATGCGTTTGGGTTAATAGGGCATAATTGCCAGTGATCATTAACCGTTGTATATGGTGTGCGTAAGCGTGATCTAAACTTTGCTTTATACTATGCTTTAAGCATGACATTTTAGTATTACCTGTCCAGTAAAATTCTGGTAATGCGTTAGTGTTCTCTAAGCTGTTTTTATTTTCATATCCTGGCATTTCTTTCCAGTACATACCTCTCATAAACTCGCGCCAACCTAATATTTGTCTAACAAAACCTTCTACTTGGCTTATATCTATTTGCTCTTTGTGTTCATAATAGTAATCCAAAACTGTATTTATAACTTCTTTAGGGCTAAGCATCTTAGTATTTAGTGCAAAGCTTAACCTGCTATGAAATAAATAAAATTCATTAGGATGCATAGCGTCTTGATAGTCTCCAAAATGTATTAATAGATTCTCACAAAAGTATTCTAGCACTTTTAAAGATTCTTGTCTATTTGTAGGCCAATTAAAGCTTTTGGAGTCTATAGCTCCAAAATAATCTATGTTAAAGCTATCAAGTAAATTAATAAGTGCTGATGCGTCTTTACTAAAAGTTTTGGCTTTAGGAATTGCTGGTGATCCTTTCCAGGCTTTTCGGTTTTTCTTGTCAAAATTCCAACTGCCGCCTTCAGGATTTTTAGAATCTTGCATAAGTATGCTATGCTTCTTACGCATATCTCTATAAAAATACTCCATCACAATCTGTTTCTTGCCTTTGTAAAATGACTGCAACTCGTTTCTT
This region of Croceibacter atlanticus HTCC2559 genomic DNA includes:
- a CDS encoding cryptochrome/photolyase family protein; its protein translation is MKTIRLILGDQLNYEHSWFTNVNANVTYVMFEMTQETNYVKHHIQKIVGFFLSMQAFSNFLKSKGHNVIYYTLDDPKNTQCLTENLQQLINKEEFENLEYLLPDEYRLDKQLKTFCESLSIQWAVKDTEHFYTTRNELQSFYKGKKQIVMEYFYRDMRKKHSILMQDSKNPEGGSWNFDKKNRKAWKGSPAIPKAKTFSKDASALINLLDSFNIDYFGAIDSKSFNWPTNRQESLKVLEYFCENLLIHFGDYQDAMHPNEFYLFHSRLSFALNTKMLSPKEVINTVLDYYYEHKEQIDISQVEGFVRQILGWREFMRGMYWKEMPGYENKNSLENTNALPEFYWTGNTKMSCLKHSIKQSLDHAYAHHIQRLMITGNYALLTQTHPDDVDNWYLGVYIDAIQWVEITNTRGMSQFADGGIIATKPYVSSGNYINKMSQYCKGCAYKVSKTVTEDACPFNSLYWNFLDDKRPFFENNNRMAMMLSLLDKKSKKDLIEIKERAQNIMKHPENY